A DNA window from Micromonospora sp. NBC_01739 contains the following coding sequences:
- a CDS encoding ATP-binding cassette domain-containing protein — MIETRGLRKSYRSRAGRETKTVDAVRGVDLDVAAGEIFGFLGPNGAGKTTTLRMLATLIEPDGGQATIAGADLRKDPGEVRRRIGYVAQGGSTWDESTGREELVLQARLYGISKAEAQRRAVRALEAFQLTEFADRKCKTYSGGQRRRVEIALGIIHEPKIVFLDEPTTGLDPQSRAHMWDEIRRLRTDGMTVFITTHYLDEADALCDRIAIMDHGEVVAEGTPAGLKREISGDVVQLGLGHNAAVEAEKLLAAEEYVSRLEALEEGGLRLFVDEGATAIPRILRRVDSAGIELRSIELHRPSLDDVFLTKTGRSLRES; from the coding sequence ATGATTGAGACCAGAGGGCTGCGCAAGTCGTACCGCAGCCGGGCCGGTCGGGAGACGAAGACCGTCGACGCGGTACGCGGGGTGGACCTGGACGTGGCGGCGGGCGAGATCTTCGGGTTCCTCGGCCCGAACGGCGCCGGCAAGACCACCACCCTGCGGATGCTGGCGACCCTCATCGAGCCGGACGGGGGCCAGGCCACCATCGCCGGCGCCGACCTGCGCAAGGACCCGGGCGAGGTACGCCGCCGCATCGGCTATGTGGCCCAGGGCGGCAGCACCTGGGACGAGTCCACCGGTCGGGAGGAGCTGGTGCTCCAGGCCCGGCTGTACGGCATCTCGAAGGCCGAGGCGCAGCGCCGGGCGGTACGTGCCCTGGAGGCCTTCCAGCTCACCGAGTTCGCCGACCGCAAGTGCAAGACCTACTCCGGTGGCCAACGTCGCCGGGTCGAGATCGCCCTCGGCATCATCCACGAGCCGAAGATCGTCTTCCTGGACGAGCCGACCACCGGCCTGGACCCGCAGAGTCGGGCGCACATGTGGGACGAGATCCGCCGGCTGCGCACGGACGGCATGACGGTCTTCATCACCACCCACTACCTGGACGAGGCCGACGCCCTCTGCGACCGCATCGCGATCATGGATCACGGCGAGGTGGTCGCCGAGGGGACCCCCGCCGGGCTCAAGCGGGAGATCTCCGGCGACGTGGTGCAGCTCGGCCTGGGCCACAACGCCGCCGTCGAGGCGGAGAAGCTGCTGGCCGCCGAGGAGTACGTCAGCCGGCTGGAAGCGCTTGAGGAAGGCGGCCTGCGCCTCTTCGTCGACGAGGGGGCCACCGCCATTCCGCGCATCCTGCGCCGGGTCGACAGCGCCGGAATCGAGCTCAGGTCGATCGAGCTGCACCGCCCGAGCCTCGACGACGTCTTCCTCACCAAGACCGGCCGCTCGCTGCGCGAGTCCTGA
- a CDS encoding ABC transporter permease, with protein sequence MKLARDTWLIFQRQLNLLLRNPVWVFVGVFQPVMYLLLFAPLLKPALNAPTQAEAYKIFVPGLLVLLAIFGGLFQGFGLIAELRAGVIERSRVTPVSRLALLLGRSLRDVVSLLVQAVIITLLALLFELRVFIGDLLLAYLMLALIALMTSAVSYGVALKVKSEDALAPLMNTVAQPVLLLSGILLPLAFAPGWLQGIAKWNPFSWAVDGTRALFSGDIGNDKVWQGLTIIAILAAAGVYWAARQFARSVR encoded by the coding sequence ATGAAACTCGCCCGCGACACCTGGCTGATCTTCCAGCGTCAACTGAACCTGCTGCTGCGCAACCCGGTGTGGGTGTTCGTCGGCGTCTTCCAGCCGGTGATGTACCTGCTGCTGTTCGCCCCGCTGCTCAAACCGGCCCTGAACGCGCCCACCCAGGCCGAGGCGTACAAGATCTTCGTGCCCGGCCTGCTGGTGCTGCTGGCCATCTTCGGGGGTCTGTTCCAGGGCTTCGGTCTGATCGCCGAGCTGCGTGCCGGGGTGATCGAACGCTCCCGGGTGACCCCGGTCAGCCGACTGGCCCTGCTGCTCGGCCGCTCCCTGCGCGACGTGGTGTCGCTGCTGGTCCAAGCGGTGATCATCACCCTGCTCGCCCTGCTGTTCGAGCTGCGGGTGTTCATCGGCGACCTGCTGCTGGCCTACCTGATGCTCGCCCTGATCGCGCTGATGACCTCGGCGGTCTCCTACGGGGTAGCGCTGAAGGTCAAGAGCGAGGACGCCTTGGCCCCGCTGATGAACACGGTCGCCCAACCGGTGCTGCTGCTCTCCGGCATCCTGCTCCCGCTGGCCTTCGCCCCCGGCTGGTTGCAGGGCATCGCCAAGTGGAACCCCTTCTCCTGGGCGGTGGACGGCACCCGGGCCCTGTTCAGCGGGGACATCGGCAACGACAAGGTCTGGCAGGGGCTGACCATCATCGCGATCCTCGCCGCCGCCGGGGTCTACTGGGCGGCCCGCCAGTTCGCCCGCAGCGTCCGCTGA
- a CDS encoding TetR/AcrR family transcriptional regulator, whose product MSPIGRPRAFDEEAVLDRATEVFWRHGYEGASLSALTSAMGINRPSLYATFGSKEQLFQRAFARYHETQVAAARAALDQPSAYASIEAFLRSSADGLTATDHPAGCFSIQGGLACSPENAGIAEILAAGRAATESALEERLSRAVTEGDLLEDTDVRALARFVMALSEGHAVHAAAGASREELHASVDIALRAVDTLHRR is encoded by the coding sequence GATCGCGCCACCGAGGTCTTCTGGCGCCACGGCTACGAAGGTGCCTCGCTGAGCGCCCTGACCAGCGCGATGGGCATCAACCGGCCGAGCCTGTACGCCACCTTCGGCAGCAAGGAGCAACTGTTCCAACGGGCCTTCGCCCGCTACCACGAGACCCAGGTGGCCGCCGCCCGTGCCGCGCTCGACCAGCCCAGCGCGTACGCGTCGATCGAGGCCTTTCTGCGCTCAAGCGCCGACGGCCTGACCGCTACCGACCACCCCGCTGGTTGCTTCTCCATCCAGGGCGGTCTGGCCTGCTCGCCGGAGAACGCCGGCATCGCCGAGATCCTGGCCGCCGGCCGCGCCGCCACCGAGTCGGCCCTGGAGGAACGCCTGTCCCGGGCCGTGACCGAGGGTGATCTGTTGGAGGACACGGATGTCCGGGCACTCGCCCGATTCGTGATGGCCCTGAGCGAGGGCCACGCGGTGCACGCCGCGGCCGGGGCCAGCCGCGAGGAACTTCACGCCTCGGTCGACATCGCCCTACGGGCCGTGGACACCCTGCACCGCCGGTAG
- a CDS encoding MFS transporter, whose translation MSRLRHDRITWLAYAQLGLWGFFLYGFGPVVPLLRDEQGTSAAVAGLHSTALAAGALAGGALFAPVARRFGRSPTIWLGLAGVAVGVSGLALLRPLPATLAIVMVIATAGMLVVSGVNVLLTTRHGPAAPAALAEANAACAGMGILAPLVIGYTVNAGWGWRPGLSVVVALIALVAVATRTPRVRAPQVAAVAARRRPVPPAAGRRRLPRAYWIAWGLMAVTGSIEVCLSLWTADVLRVHAGMPSGAASAAVAAIVAGMFVGRIFGGRVALRFRPIPLLLAALGVSLAGFSLFWVASVGWLAVVGLVVLGLGNALHYPLAISLALAVAADATDQAAGWSAYSMAVGFGIAPVALGWMADGVGTHLAFLLVPGFIALAALLAVRLGRALPTPAPASV comes from the coding sequence GTGTCCCGCCTCCGTCACGACCGGATCACCTGGTTGGCGTACGCCCAACTCGGTCTGTGGGGTTTCTTCCTCTACGGGTTCGGCCCGGTGGTGCCCCTGCTGCGTGATGAGCAGGGCACCAGCGCCGCCGTCGCCGGCCTGCACAGCACCGCCCTGGCGGCCGGTGCGCTGGCCGGCGGGGCGCTGTTCGCCCCGGTCGCCCGGCGATTCGGTCGAAGCCCGACGATCTGGCTGGGGCTGGCCGGGGTGGCCGTCGGGGTCAGCGGGCTGGCCCTGCTCCGCCCGCTACCGGCCACCCTCGCCATCGTCATGGTGATCGCCACCGCGGGGATGCTGGTGGTCAGCGGCGTGAACGTGCTGCTCACCACCCGGCACGGGCCGGCCGCTCCCGCAGCCCTGGCCGAGGCCAACGCCGCCTGCGCCGGCATGGGCATCCTCGCCCCGCTGGTGATCGGGTACACCGTGAACGCCGGCTGGGGTTGGCGCCCCGGCCTGTCCGTCGTGGTCGCCCTGATCGCCTTGGTAGCGGTGGCGACCCGCACCCCTCGGGTACGCGCACCGCAGGTCGCCGCCGTAGCAGCCCGCCGGAGGCCGGTGCCGCCTGCGGCCGGTAGGCGGCGGCTACCCAGGGCGTACTGGATCGCCTGGGGGCTGATGGCGGTCACCGGTTCGATCGAGGTCTGCCTGTCCCTGTGGACCGCGGACGTGCTGCGGGTGCACGCCGGAATGCCGTCCGGTGCCGCCTCGGCGGCGGTGGCCGCGATCGTCGCCGGCATGTTCGTCGGCCGGATCTTCGGCGGGCGGGTGGCCCTCCGGTTCCGCCCGATACCCCTCCTGCTGGCCGCCCTGGGGGTGTCCCTGGCCGGGTTCAGTCTCTTCTGGGTGGCCTCGGTCGGCTGGCTGGCGGTGGTCGGCCTGGTGGTGCTGGGCCTGGGCAACGCCCTGCACTATCCGCTGGCCATCTCCCTGGCCCTGGCCGTCGCCGCAGATGCCACCGATCAGGCGGCGGGCTGGTCGGCGTACTCGATGGCTGTGGGTTTCGGGATCGCGCCGGTCGCCCTCGGGTGGATGGCCGACGGGGTCGGGACCCACCTGGCCTTCCTGCTGGTGCCCGGCTTCATCGCGTTGGCCGCGCTGCTGGCGGTACGACTCGGCCGGGCCCTGCCGACCCCGGCCCCCGCTTCCGTGTGA